GTCCTGAGAGCTACATCAAGCATGTCCAACTCACAGGCCACCGGTCACGAGGTTGACATGCGTGGGCTACATTCTGGGGAAGATTAAATGGACTGGGATGCCCATCTGATACATAGGAAATGCCCAACATGTAAACATGACCTATAACATACGTGGGAACTGCCGCTGTTACCATTACTGCATGGGTCTCCCAAACCAGTCACCCTTGTTTTCACCCTGGCCAATTGGGCTACTGGGCACTTCATGTCTCTTGAAGGTTATCATTGACTTCATCAAGGCCAGGCTCTTATCAAGTCTGGTTTCTTCTCAAACgtcaccctccttcccctctttgaAGCACTCAGCACGCATGACACCCTTTCTCCCGTGGCCTCCACGCTGCtctcctccaccctgccccccccccccagggtgcCCGCCTCCCACCGCTCAGCCTCAGCCACAGCTTCCCCTGTGCATTCTCTGCagctttttctcttctccctcccactgGCCTCCTCAGTGACGTCACACAATCCATAGTTTGCACCTTCACTTTCAAGGAGACGATTCTACTCGGCCCGCTCACCTGGCCTCCTCCGGTCTTGAAGGGCTCACTTCCTGTGGTGTCTTCTCACCCAGTAGTTCATTGACTTCTCCCCTGCACCTGTCTGAAACGGAACTCGGGGTCCGGGGCAGCTCTTTCAGCTTCTTTCCCTTCTGTGTCCCCCACATCGGATCAGGGGCCACGCCCTTCTGCAACATTCCTTATAGACATCACTGTATTTATTCGTAAAAATCCTTCTAATTATACAACGGAATCTATGCTCAGTGCAGAAAACTTGGAAAATGCATAGAAAAACCATCACCTGCAGCGACACCACTCCTTGATAGCTTGAGGCTCATGCTTCCAAGGAAGTCCCTCTCCATGCTCATTGTAATCATTAGCCACCACAACAAAGGAGAACAACCTAAACAGCCCATTAATATGTGATTGGCTATTCATGACCAGAGCCTTGGGAGCTGTTTTGTAACATTCCTTTGCATAACAGTGTCTCCAGTGTCACTGGGAGTTTTCTAAGTCCGGATTTGAtttactctttttgttgttgttgctgttgttctgGCCACACACTTTGAGGGAGATGTTGGCCTTTTGTCAGGACCTGCAGGGGAGCCATTGGAGGCTGAGAGGCTAGGAACCATTTCCGAAGGGGAATGTTTGAACGCCCTGGGGCTGCGGGGATGGGCAAGAGGAGATGGGAGGAAGGGCCCATCCTGGCTGAAATTTCAGGATGGTCCATGGCAGGTAGAACCAGGGCTGATACAGAGGCTACAGGAGGTGAATTCAGCCCAGTGAGGAAGGGCTCTCTCCCCGCTCGGAGACCCTGCTCAGAGCCACCAGAACCTCGTCACACCCACCGTGCTGCTCTCTCATTCTCCAGAATATGGCTGCTCTGCTCATTTACCCACTGTGTAAAGCCCAGACCCCTAGCCTGGCACACGAGGCCCTGGCAGACATGAAGCTTCTCATTCCAGGATAATTTTCCACTCCCCTTAGATCGCTCTGGCCTAATGAGTCATTCTCTCTTCTTTGGGCAGGTCTTGCCTTGTGgtgtctcccccccgccccccccccacttccaccccaccccgccccattCCATGTCCCCTTGTTCAGTCTTCCCCACAAGTCCTAGCACCAAGGGCACCGCCTCCATGAGGCCACCAATCAGAAGGCCtggctccctcttctcctcctgtAACACCTAACAGATACCTCCCTCATGACAcccaccccttccttcttccttcccagcAGTAGGGTCCAGTGTGCATGTGACTCATTCCCCCTGCAAGGTCCAGGCTGCTAAGAAGAGGGGCTGCCTCTTGCTCCCCCTTTCCTCCTGCAGCTCAGCACCAGCACCTCAATGGAAAATGGTTTCCAGAGGCTCCTAAGCATGGAAACCATATGTCTTGTCCGTGCCCAGCAGCTCTCCTTGCATTGATGTTGTACTTGATGCTGTGATTCCTCCAATTCCCACGGTCTCCTTAGGACCCTATGAGTTAGGAAGGCCGGTTCACCTCCTCTCTTTTTGACGTAAGAAGAAATGGAGGCCTAGGAGTTGAGGGGACTCTTTCAGGGTCACCTGGGGCAAGACCCACCTGGAGTCCAGTACCAACCTCTCATCGGGGGCGTGTCCTCATTTCCTCTCCACGCCCACAGGGCACCCACCTTCACCACCTGTGGTGGACACCGTGCAGGGCCAGGTCCTGGGGGAGTATGTCAGCCTAGAAGGCTTTGCACAGCCCGTGGCCGTTTTCCTGGGAGTCCCCTTTGCCAAGCCGCCGCTCGGACCCCTGAGGTTTGCTCCTCCGCAGCCTGCAGAGCCATGGACCTTCGTGAAGAACGCCACCTCCTACCCTCCTATGTAAGTGTTGGCATCTTTTAGTGGAACGTTTGCCTCAAAGGGATGTGGGCAAGCGCCAAGGCAGGCTTCTGAGTGCCTTCTCCATTGTTCTGGATCCTTAAGATAAGGTAGATCCTTAAGAACATTCCAGCccagcccgcgtggctcagtggttgagcgtcaacctatgaaccaggaagtcatggtttgattccgggtcagggcacatgcccaaattgccggcttgatctccagtatgggtgtgcaggaggcacccaatccatgattctctctcatccttgatgtttctatctttctctccctcttctctcctctcggaaatcaataaaaatatatttatgaacaacaataacaaattcCAGAACTCCCACAGCATGCTAGCACCCTTTctccaacaagtatttattgagcacctactgtgtgctaggcatgTTCTAAGTTCTTGGGCTCCATTAGTGAAGGAAACAGATATTCCTACCTTGTGTTCCAGCTGGGAGAGATAGATGATAAACACCATGCAAATTAATACATACATTATGTAATATGTTggaactagaggtctggtgcacgaaaatttgtgcactgggaagaggtgtccctcagccactgcagctttgtctggaaggacatctggaagatgtctgttctatttggtctaattagcatattacccatttattagtatagataggataCTAAGTgctttgtaaaaaaattttttttaaattaagcagctgccctaactggtttggctcggtggatagagcattggactgtggactgaaaggtccctggtttgattccagtcaagggcatggaccttggttgtgggcacatctccagtgggaggtgtgcaagaggcagctgatggatgtttctctctcattgatgtttctaactctctatccctctcccttcctctcggtaaaaaatcaataaaatatatttttaaaaaaattaagcaggTGATGGGGATCAGAGGTACTGACTCTATATTCTCCTGACTTGGACTTCGCTATATTTGGAGAGTGGGGTGCGCCAGCAGGTGTGTGGGTGGGAGTGCTTTGGGGTGTGGACCTGGCAAGTTCTCAGTTCCCAGGTGTGTCTAGTTACCTGGTCACCAGGAATAGTGAATGCCAGACTCACGGGGAGGACTCACCAATTGTCATATTGTCACCAAAGGTCACCTAGGAAACCGGGGGATGCAGCAGTTCTCCTGATGTCGCCCTGCAAATATTTCACCCGTGACCTGTCACAGGCCCCACATTCGAGTGAATGGGAGGCTCCTGTGGACTCGACCACCTGGGTTACCTGGTCGAGGTGCACGGCCCCACTGCACCCTCCATGGGAGCCCAGCCCAGAGCTGAGCTTCGTCCAGGGTGTCAGGATCACTATCTCCCAGGTGGGCAGTAGCCATGCAGCCTCCTGTCCTTGACCTGGTGCATCGGAAATTGCCAGGACAAGGAGAGGAGCCAGGCCTTCTCGCTACACATGATGCTGGGAGGCTTTAGTGAGCCCCAGGGCCCCCGCTCATGGCTCACTAAACATCTTCTCTCTGGTAAGAGCAGCTTTGCATGAGCACAGAGCTCCCAGGCCACGGCTCTGTGCGCAGCTCTGGCTGAACCTGAGGATagctctctccccctacccccacctccccaaggtGCTCCCAAGATGCCATGTCGGCCCAGGTGCTCTCGAGGCTCTTCACCAACAGAAAGGATAACATTCCTCTCAAGTTCTCTGAAGACTGCCTTTACCTAAACATCTACACTCCCGCCGACTTGAAGAGGAAGAGCAGGCTGCCGGTAAGGTGTGCGTGCCATGTCGGAGCGATCTCCTGGTGTGGACCggggaggaggaaggcagtgTGAGGGGGGGTGTCCCAGCCACGGCTATTTCAGCGGCCCCGGGATTCCTTTGCTCTCCCTGGCCAGGCCATGTGACCCCTGGTAACATGTTCTCCATCCCTCAGTTTCCCCCGGCGATAGTCATGGTGCCTCCAGGGGACTTCGCTGTATATCTGTAACCTATTGTCAGTTCTTTCCACGTTCTCTCATGCGAACAGAGGGACAAGCATGACTACTGATAGTTGCAAGGTTAGGAATCTGATTGCCAGAGAAGCTAAGGCATGCTTTCCAGTCAAGTTAGAGCTTGAAGGAACCTCACCGAGAAGGCAACACCCCAACCCTCCTTTTACAGACAGAGAAACCGTGAATGTGAAGCCACCCAGTTGGGTTGGCAGGACTAGGGCAAGGGTTCTCTGAAAAATCGAGCCAATGGGTGGTGTTTGTCAGCCGCCAAGATGCTGCTCTGACCAGTGTCCCAGGGTGGCACAGAGGTGTGGAGACAGAGCCTGGGGCAGTCCAAGAAGCAGAGtcctttgtctttgtctttgccTCAATATCTGAGATGTGCTTGAGCTAATTTCCCTTCCTTATTGTCTTTGGCTGGGGAGATGTCCCAGTGAGTCATCATTTCCTCAATACACAGAGGCCCAGAGATGGGCAGCCAGAAGGTGGGGGTAGATCTGCTGGGGGCAGTCCCTGGGGTGCAGAGGGAGGGATGTGAGCAAGAGATACCACTGGGGGCATGGATGCTTCTTCAGATAGTCATTCACACACATGAGAGGACTTTAATTCACCGCACAGAGGTGACTAATGACCCTGAAATCCAAGGGCTTCCCAGGCAGAGTGTGGTGAGCACAGTGAGGGGCCCAGGCATGAGGATGCTGGGAGTGTTTGGGGGGAGATGACCCCATTGGCCTCGGCCGTTCCCGTGATGCTATTCTCAGCATGAAGAGCCTTGGGAGCAGGCAGCACTGGGGCTGGAGAGACAGGCAGGGGCAgccaggtgcatgggtggggggtggcctggccctggctgggggagtggggaggagagcaATTGCCTGCCCCACCTTTGCTGGGGGCTGATGAGCTTCAGAGAACAGCCTCCTTGAGTCCTGATCAACCAGACAACCCTTGGAGGTccttcccagctctgctcctATCTGTGACCTGTGTGGTTGCTTCCTCCCTGTCCAGGTGATGGTGTGGATCCACGGAGGAGGTCTGGTGGTGGGcggggcatcaacctatgacggGCTAGCCCTCTCTGCACATGAAAATGTGGTGGTGGTGATCATTCAGTACCGCCTGGGCCTCTGGGGATTCTTCAGGTAAGATATTGGACTCCGCACAGCACGTGGGCCCTTGAAGTGAGGGTGGCAGGACCCAGCTCTGGTCATGTCATGTCAGCTCCCCAGGAAGGCATCCAAATCCCTTCATAATTGGGCTCCACACACCGTCTCATTTCCCAACCATGCTGGTCCACCTGCCTCTGAGCTTTTGCATgcgctgttccctctgcctggaatgcctgtTCTACTTGACCCACTCCTATGCATCCCATAAGGCCCAACTCAAACGTTCCCGCCTCTGAAATGCTCACCTCCTGTTTACCTGTGCTGCCACAGCACACGGCACACCTCTGGAATGACAGCAGCACAGCAGTTAGAGCGGCAGGTTCAACACCTCACCTCTCatgggaaaggagggaagggcagagttGGGCGACAGCTCAATGAATGCTTCGGGTGAGGGAACATGTGGCTGGAGCTGGGAGGTGTCAGAGCATCTGATTCCAGAGGGCAAGCCTCCGAGGAGGAATGTTGGGGTCACTCGCCCCATTTGCTTCCACATTTGGCACGTGCATGAGCCAAGGCTAGAGTCTTCTCCATGGAGTCTCCCTGGAGACAGGAGCCAGGGTTCCTTAGGGCAGAGTTACTGGTAGATTTTCTCAATGTACCGGCCCCAGGACCTTGGACCCTGCGATGAATGGTGGAAAGGAGGTGGGATAGACACTCATTGGGAAGACCTGTAGGGCTGGAGGAGGGCGATAGGGGACTCATGTACCAGCATGCAATGCCTTCATTGACATTCTTCATCTCTTTCACCCGCCGGCCCACTTCTCTGCTCCCCGTTACATTAAAACTGGTCCATCAGCTCTCCACGCCTACTCTCCTTCcagtctctcctctccccacaccaGTCAGGTTTCTACTCAGACCACACCACCGGACTGttctggtggaggaggaggtctCCAGTGACCCACCGGCTCTGGGCCCAACCGTGGCAGCATCCACACATGACCCCTCACACCTCTTTGAAATACTTCCTTCTCTTGGCTGCATGTTCTGCATTCATACTTTTGTTCACTGGACCCtggggcctttgcacgtgctatCTCTGTCACCTGGAATTCCTTTCTTTGGATATTTGCAAGGTTCTTGTGCTCATTCATTCAGATCTCTACTGAGATGAGGCTGCCTCTGAGAGGACTTCCCTAGACATCTGATCTGAAATAAGaccccactgccccacccctgccttttcCCTGACCCTGTTTTATTTACCCTGAGAGCACTTTCGCTAACTGGTGTTATGTTCCTATATGTACCTGTTTATTTGTTGCCGATCTGTAGTGTGAGCTCCGTGTAGTTAAAGATTTTGCCTATTTTGCTTTGGGCTCTTAGAACAGTGTTTGGCATATAGCAGATACTCAGTAAGTACATGCCAGGTGAATGAATGGAGAGCTAAACAAACAGTGCTACACCTGTGAGTCTGGGCTGTGGAGGGCTCACCTAGAGCCCCCAGCCCAAGCTATGGTCCTGGGAATCCCGCCATGATGACTCtaaacccccccacccctgccccacactGTTCTCTTACCCACAGCACAGGGGATGAACACAGCCGGGGCAACTGGGGTCACTTAGACCAGCTGGCCGCACTGCGCTGGGTCCAGGAGAACATTGCCAACTTTGGAGGAGACCCAGGCTCTGTGACCATCTTCGGAGCGTCCGCGGGAGCTGAAAGTGTCTCTGTTCTTGTAAGTGTTCCAGGCCCCGATGTGGGTACAGATGGGCTCCCTGGGAGACCCTCTGGCCTTTATTAACAAGACCTGGGTTCAAGGCTGGCCCTACTCTGCACAGAGCAGATAGTGGAAACCTAATGGCCCAACTCTCCCCCGGAGCTCAGGGCTCCGCTAGCATCCTGGGGCCATAATCATCTCCAGCCCCAGCCTACAACATTCCTCCTGACTTGGCTGAGTTCCTAATCCCTTCTCCATGAGGACTCTCCTCACTTctcctggggagcaggggtgggtatAAATtatgaagaagaggaggaagctgTGAGAGTTGGACGGAGTGTCGCTGTGTGGCCTCAAGCCAGATCCACATGTCAGGAGGCCATGAGCACTCAGTAAGAACAGGGAGTCTTGTGGTTTGTCCATGCCCACGAAGGAGGACAGCAGTCTCTGTGAACACgggagggagctgggctgggggaagcaagtgagagggggaggggaggggaggggggggtgtaggggtggggatgggacaggggacacagacacacctgGGAGCCTGGTGTGGGAGATGGGGCCGGAGAGGACTTGGAGAGAATCAAAGATGGAGAACCAGATGAGAAGGCGCTGGGAGCTGCCAGAACCCCTCCAGCTGCCTCACAGCTGAGCAGAGTGTCTGTGCTGCtaccatattttaaaacaagttcGCTTTCATAGTGAAATACTCAGAGGAAGCTTTTATATTTTGTGAagtggagaaagaggagaggtaCTGATACGCCCAAAGAAGAAAAGCAGGTCACCTTCAATGTTATTAcccaggaatcgtcaccatggaCATGTTGACACTTACTTTTCTAGTCTTTTTCTGATGAATCACcctatcatccatctatctatctatgatttatctatgattttttaaataaaaaacatcctaaACATTACAATCTAACATAAGTATTTTCCTAACCATGAAGTACCCtcccataattttatttttatagtattccatggtaagAATTAAAAAGGAGCTTATTTACTCAATGCCATCCCACTTTCCCCATCATGAGCAGCACGGGCACCCCAGACACCATCATGTGCCTCCAGGATCACTTTCCTGAGGGTGAGTTTTTAGGAATGGAAATGTAGACTCAGAACTCTGTCTTGAAAGTGTTACCAGGAATTGCCAAACTGTCTTTCAAATCTTTTGATGGTTACAATCGGCGCTTGCCACCCACTTCCTGTTTGGTTCCTCGCTCTGTGCCCTGGGCTCTTACCAGCTGAGGTTTTCTTATAAAAACAGGGCCTTAGGGTCAGCCTGTTGAACAGGCCAGGCAGGGCCCTGTTATGTCCACTGAGCCCAGGGGAACGGGCCAGGATGGAGCTAGGGAAGCTCTTGAGGTCCGCTCCCCGTGAGCCTCAACTCTCTAAGtctccactcccctcccagcTATTATCTCCCCTGGCCAAGAATCTCTTCCACCGGGCCATCTCCCAGAGTGGTGTGTCCCTCATCTCTGCCCTGGTCAAGAAAGACGTCAAGGCCACAGCTCAGGTAGGTCTCCTGCTGGGCAGCCCTGACCCCCTTTGCTCTGTTCCGCTGGGGTCCTCGGGGGACCTGCATTGCCATGGGATTCAGCTGGCACGCCCAGATCATCCCAGAAGAATGGCTGAGTAGAGGAGCAAGGAGAcacctcaccctccctcccagttTTACTTCTGAGCAAACTGGGCCAGAGAGCAGAGGCCCCTCACCAAGGTCAGCGAGGCATCAGGGCAGAGCGGGGACTCAGGCTCCTGACTGGCCTGCCCGCACCGTCACTGTCCACGGACCACACTCCCCAGAGCGTGCACGGTGGGCTACCGGGCAGAGCGTGGGGAGTGGACTGTCACCACATCTCGTCTCTCTGAGGGCCTGAGTTCTGgggacccctcccctggccacatATGGGCCTGGAGTGGTTTCTGCCCGAGGGGCCTTGTGACTAGGGTGGCTTCCTGGAGAATTTATTCGTCAATTCATTTGTTGcctcaacaaataattttttttaaatatacatattttttattgatgtcagagaagaagagagagagatagagagagatggaaacatcaatgaagagagagaatcattgattggctaccttctgcaggcccctcactaaggatcgagcctgccccccaggcatgtgacctcctggttcataggtggatgctcaaccattgagccatgctggccgggcaacaAATAATTTTGATACAGCCAGACACCTAGCAGCCTTGTGTGGGTTCCATTCTAATGGAGGAGACGGATTAACAACTACATAATCACGCAGTTATACAATGTCAGCCATGgcaggagcaggaaggagagtTACTGAACATCATGACAGAGTTCAGAAGGAGCCCTTAGTCCCAGTTGTAGGGGGAAAGGCTCCCTGAAGAAAATGATCACTAATGTTTAATCCTCAGAAAGAGTAGTAACCTGCTTGGTGAGATATGAATGTCCAAGGAAGCAGGAGCTATGTGTGCAAATGTCCTGTGGCAGGAGGAAGTGTcagaggggcggggtggggggggggctgttgaGGCCAGAGCAGTAAGAGCAGAGGGAACCTGGAGTGAGCTGAGGTTGGAGACATTGCCAGGGACCCTGCTGCCAGGGACCCCGGCAAAGAATTTGTCTTTATCTAGAGACTGATAGGGATCCAAGGAAGGGAGCGCATCATGGAGCAGGTAGGGCTTTGCTGATGAGCGCACACAGGAGTCTGGGGTGGGAGTGTTTATTTGGGATGTGAGAGTCGTTTCCTGGCTCAGTGGGGGCAGCCGCCAGGCTGAAAGGGGCTGGCTggtagagaggaggggaggaaacgAAGAGGGCGAGAATTTCGAGGTTTTCCAGAACTCTTTGGTTGTAAACAACAAGTCCACTTGGCCAGGCTTAAGTCAGGAAAGGGGGGATTTATTGAGAGGAAACAGGTAGCAGAGATGGGGCAGGATTCTGCTGTCACACAGGAACTAGAAATAGGCCAACGAAGGGAATTTAAGACTTTTTATTCTTCATAGCACCTTCCCCCAAGCTCCCCTTAATGTACGCTCTCCACGGCCCGCCATGGAAGAGcctgctttcttctctctgtgtcaaCTTCTCGTCTGGCCGCACTGTGCACGATTCCCTAGATAGAGGCCAAAGGCTAGTGAGAGGATGAGCCGAGATTTGAAACCAGACAGTGGGGTTCTGGAAGCCATGCCCTAAAGCCCACTCCAAGCTGCCCCTCTGCAGACATCCGGCTGTGAGAGCCTTTGGCCATTTTAAGAGAGAAGGAAACTGGCACAGAGGTGGCAGAATTGGCATGACTGAGGCCCAGGGCCCATGCCTGCTGGTCCAGAGAAATGTCtgctacccccctcccccccccgctccccctcctctcccggTGCCTTTAGAAGTTAAGGTTGGGATGGAACATCAACTGGTTGACAGGAGGGACTCGGCTCTTGAATGCTGCTGTCCCTGTGATTTCTGCAGCAAATCGCTACCTTTGCCGGCTGTAAAACCACCACCTCGGCGGTCATGGTGCACTGCCTGCGCCAGAAGTCGGAGGACGAGCTCCTGGAGACATCGCTGAAGATGGTAGGTacctcccttctccttccacaTAGGCCTGCCCCACCCTGGGAACTTGGCCCCAGGCTTTATCATCTCAGCTGCCCCGTTTTCCCAGAAACACTGCCTGGGACAGGGTCTCCCCTCTCTGAAGTAATGCCACCCCTCAACCTAAATAgggaatttcttttcttctcttttattatgaaactagaggcctggtgcacaaaaatttgtgcacttgggaggtcccttagcccggcctctaccctctcacagtctggaaccccttggggaatgaccacttactggcttaggcctgctccctgggggattgggcctaatctagcagtcagacatccctctggcagcccaggaaccatcggggaatgtccacttgccagcggggagcagccctagctgcagtcggacatccttagtgctactgaggaggcgggagaggctctcccCACCACTGCTATACCGGCAGCCGAccgcctggcttgtggctgagcagaattccccctgtgggagcacactgaccaccagggggcagctcatgcactgagtgtctgccccctggtggtcagtgtgtgtcatagtgaccagtgattcccagtctctctgctgttagggtcaatttgcatattgcccttttattatagagcaaagaggcctgggtgggggctggctggtttgccctgaagtgtgtcccggatcagggtgggggtcctgctgggctgcctggccagcctgggtgaggggctgagggccgttttcagactggccacacccccttcagggtgggtgtccccgctggggtgcctggccagcctgggtgaggggcttagggtggtttgcaggctggcctcacccccttcAGAAAAAGGGGTCCTGCTTGGGTCCCTGGCTAGCcttggtgagtggctgatggctgtttgcaggctggccaactcccccagcagggacctttaccccatgaggatgtggccagcctgggtgaggggctgatggctgtctgcaggctggctaagtcccccagcagggaccctcaccccatgagggtatggccagcctgggtgaggggcttatggctgttatAGACTGGctacagcccccagccacccaagctcccagtggaggctggctggaagcaggtatctgggatttatttaccttttatgatTGAAACTtagttgccttttgcggaggccccagccagctctggcaggcaggaagcttggcttcctccattgccagggcaaccaagccttctgcttgctccagctccgtagctgccagccgccatcttggttgggttaatttgcatatagtagctctgactggctggtgggcgtggcttgggcatagcaaagttacggtcaattagcatctttgtcttttattagtgtagatacctgaAATGTTAGCAATGTCAAAAACTGACATAATGATCAATAATCCTCCAGCTCGGTCAAAATGTACTATGGTGCCATTCTTGTTTtcagagatattttttttaaagaaattagacACTATTTACTCCTAGAGGTAACTACCATCCTGAATGTGGGGAAGGGGGATATCAAGAACAAAGATTTCAGAAAGGTTGTCAAAATGTTTCTTGGTTAATTTAGAAATGATCAGTTATGACCCAGTGATGGCCCAAGTTTCTAGAATTTCTGAGACCCTGCCTCAGTTGTGATCCTAGGCtaaccatccatccattcatcatcttATTATCTGTCTATCCCTCTACAAATATATCCAATTCATCAATATCCTTTTCTCATCCTAATATCAATCTATCCATAACTTCATTGATCTATTATCAATCGTTCATGTATCATCCAGCCACCATATATCTATATCCACCATTcatccctctaaaatcaatgatcCATTTGTCATGTATATACCAGGTATCACCTATTTATCCACTCAACTATCCAATGCACCCATATTCCATGTCTTGACCAAATCCATCCATTTACCCATCCatagtccatccatccatcagtccattcatccatccatccatcatccatctatccatccatccatccatccatccatccatccatctattcatccatccgcCATTGTGATGGGAGTACAGAGAAGAGGATCATTCATTATAATTGGCAGGGATAACTCACAGAGAAGATGACATTTGAGGACTGAAGGGTGTCTATGGCAAGGGTCATTATAGGGAAGCTACAGTGGGACATTCACCCAGAAAATACAGCATCTAGGGCCAATGGGAACTCTTCCCTTTTTTCATA
This is a stretch of genomic DNA from Myotis daubentonii chromosome 15, mMyoDau2.1, whole genome shotgun sequence. It encodes these proteins:
- the LOC132217573 gene encoding liver carboxylesterase 1-like, with amino-acid sequence MWFLALVLGSLAACTAWGHPPSPPVVDTVQGQVLGEYVSLEGFAQPVAVFLGVPFAKPPLGPLRFAPPQPAEPWTFVKNATSYPPMCSQDAMSAQVLSRLFTNRKDNIPLKFSEDCLYLNIYTPADLKRKSRLPVMVWIHGGGLVVGGASTYDGLALSAHENVVVVIIQYRLGLWGFFSTGDEHSRGNWGHLDQLAALRWVQENIANFGGDPGSVTIFGASAGAESVSVLLLSPLAKNLFHRAISQSGVSLISALVKKDVKATAQQIATFAGCKTTTSAVMVHCLRQKSEDELLETSLKMKFLRLDLHGDPESNTPVMCSVVDGVLLPKMPEELLAEKQLNSVPCIVRINQQEFGWMIPMMMGYPISEGKLDEKTASSLLWKSYSVTNIPEALIPAVIEKYLGGTDDPVKKKDRFLDLLGDVVFGVPAVTVARGHRDAGAPTYMYEFRYRPSFLADKKPKTVIGDHGDEIFSVFGAPFLKEGASEEEIKLSKMMMKFWANFARNGNPNGEGLPHWPVYDQKEGYLQIGIPTQAAQKLKDEEVAFFTELFAQDTARTSPQTEHIEL